The segment CTGAAGACTTATTGTGACTGTTTTTTATATGTCTGTGTAGAGAAGATGATTGAATGAAAAGCTTCCCACATGCAGAGCATTGATAcagcttctctctagtgtggctGTTCATATGTACTTTAAGGGTTGATGAGtttgtgaaactcttcccgcagtGATCACAGGGAcacagtttctctccagtgtgaatcctcatgtgaagCTCAAGTTTATATTTGCATTTCAAACTCGTTCCGCACTGATCACATCTGAACGGTTTTTCTTTTGTATGAGCTTTCATATGTGCCACAAGGCCATTATTTTGTGCAAAACCcctcccgcattgatcacatgcatacggtttctctccagtgtggatcctctcatgtgttttcagatgtgATGAGCgactgaaactcttcccacattgaccacaagtgaatggtttctctccagtatgaatcctCACATGACACTTAAGACTTGTTTTGCTTGTAAAAGTCTTTCCACAGTGAGTGCAGGAGCAATATTTTTTGGCTCTTCTTTTCTTCATTTTTTCCTGTTGGGTTCGAGAGCAAGTCAGAAGTTTTTCTCTagttttaatattcatttttacCTCAGCTTTACTCATATCTTCAGTCTCCTTATTTTCTTCAGTCGActctgaattaaaataaaaaattggttCTTTTTAGTAACTCATTAAAACAAACCAAATCAAAACCTCAATTAATTGACCACTTTTTCCTTGATTGTGATTattaaatttacttatttttaaaatatatttatttcttgCCATCATAGTTCATCTAAGGTTCATACTGTAAATTTATTCAACTATTAAATGTAGGATTTGTTTCCAACGAAGGAGTTCATTTCttgtgattttaaaataattgaataaaactATTTATGGTTTTGTtacaaagaataataaaaaacatcATAGGTTAGTACTCAGGGTCTGCACTCAGTTTGTGATATTCCCAATATTCAGTATTTTAGAATAAAGAATAGGGATGCAAAAATAACGATAAACATAATGATACAGATGCATATGGGAAACCTTAGCAAATATATTTTCTTCCATTACCATTTGGTCCAACAGTGAAAAAAAAAGGCAGGTATAAAGAGATCAAACATGttgtataactttttttttggtgCCAGTGTAATATAACAGAAAGTACCAAAGTGTCATAAATGTACATTATGTTTGAGCAGAAAAACTAAATGCCCACAAAATGTTTGCGATGACACTAATGTAAAAACAAAGTGAATGGTtttatcattataaaaaaaaacaatgagagGAAATAAAATATACATCGTCTGGTTGGCAGTTCCATTGGATTTTTAAgcccttattttttatattaaggAATGTAAAACTTTTTAGGGATCCACAGGTAACATGTTAAATCTTTGTTAGTTTAATATACCACAAAatcattaaagatgaatgaagaataaacaccaacctccttgttcctcatgttttattctccaggacTCTGGTTCACTTATGTTCTCCTCATGctcctctttaacaaacaccaTATTCACAGCAacagatctcagttcagctgatacttctccagatattcctaCTTGAATCAAAACTTAGTCACGGCTATGAGAATATTATAGGTAACATTATTTACCGACCTgattcaattttgtatttttctatTTAGAAATAGTACATTTCAACTAACAGTTCCTATcatcacaacaaaacaacaaatcacGCTGAAACTAGTCTTCTTCTGAGGTTTAATGACGTTTGCCAAACAACCTATGTATtttagcgccacctgctggactGGAGTGAGAAGCGTCGAGAGGAGGgaaataatatgaaaaaaaaaacacacttgccAGTGTACATATTTAAATTTGGCAAAGTCAACTCTGCTTTAACTTGAACTCTAGTAGCAAAAGgtaaaaaaacatataaataccgttcggtttctcgcaaaaaacgatgtttcgtgtcttaggacatcaatgtatcgtcacaaactgcaggtgtaatttggatttgtctgcgcatgttttttttttttttactttcaaaggttcgatgccatccactgccattaaaccACTAACAGACTGCAGTGGTTCGGGTCCCTGGAGCTAAGCAGATAAACACCAAATTtgcatgtttgggtgaactatccctttaataaaacaTACTATTAATAAAAGCTTTTAAACATCAAAATGGCTTTTATCTTTTAGTTTTTGAGTGTTTTTTCTGCAGCTTTGTCATGATGTTCCCCCTCCACTTCTCTACAATCAGCTCTGAAATGAAAGAACAATGCTACGAATGCTACAGTGCTTGGTGTAAACTTATAATAATGGATAACTACAGTCACATAGACAGGGCAGAACACATCTTTTGACTTTTCActtcaatcaaacaaacaaacatacagaaACACTGAAAATCACTCAATTCTGAATAAATTCGTCATATTTTCTTCACACACTCACTGCTGCTGAACTAAACGTTTATTTCAGTAGGAAAATGCCAGAAAAGAGCCTGTAAAATGGGACTTTAATCAAACCCTGTAAAATGTACTTGATGTTTTTGTTAATATGTGAAAAACTGTGAACTTTTGGCCTCACATCAGAAGAAACACGCAGAGCGTAGTAATGGGTAGCGAAAAAAGAACTTCTCTTCATGACGGAGTAAGCAAACTACAGGTGTATTATAAGACCATTGAACATCATATGAAACTTATAAGAAagattaatataatttatatcatgaagcaaaattattaaaaaattcaaAGTGGCATCGCCAACTACTGGCCTGTCAGCATAATGCAGTGTTTTTAGTTTTCAAGTTTTCATGGATCCATGTGAACAAGGATCATTTGACAGTGTTGCcatctaaacttttttttaaaaatgcaaagaaaaaatTCTGCTTTTAGTGCAGTGTTGTTGTGTGAATGTACcattaattaggggccaagcaatGAAGCTCACTTTTGAACTGGAAGGCacaaaattaaacttattttttttcttctctgaatccttggctcatgccgagtcgaatgaacacaaaaataaaataaaaattgtaaggtttagtttttactactttttcaaactcatcctagatggtttgtctgattttcaccaaaattggctcagatcatcttcagaacatgtCAAAAAAtcatggaattcaagttgattggtcaAACCGTTCTCGGAAAATGTGCCAACACattctacgaaaagcatgcaaaaatggatgtgaggatatatctccacaacggtttggtgtgtgttataacaagcatgacctgaggctacctgcagtgtttcgggacactgccacctagtggtcaggagatatgaaaaatggcaaatgttgcttataacttctcagtggtttggccaaaaatct is part of the Garra rufa chromosome 1, GarRuf1.0, whole genome shotgun sequence genome and harbors:
- the LOC141342854 gene encoding uncharacterized protein; this encodes MVFVKEEHEENISEPESWRIKHEEQGESTEENKETEDMSKAEVKMNIKTREKLLTCSRTQQEKMKKRRAKKYCSCTHCGKTFTSKTSLKCHVRIHTGEKPFTCGQCGKSFSRSSHLKTHERIHTGEKPYACDQCGRGFAQNNGLVAHMKAHTKEKPFRCDQCGTSLKCKYKLELHMRIHTGEKLCPCDHCGKSFTNSSTLKVHMNSHTREKLYQCSACGKLFIQSSSLHRHIKNSHNKSSDPALSCLMRRHDKET